In Choloepus didactylus isolate mChoDid1 chromosome X, mChoDid1.pri, whole genome shotgun sequence, a genomic segment contains:
- the PLAC1 gene encoding placenta-specific protein 1 has translation MKFFQLIGGMVLLTYLFAACSGQNPVTVLCSTDWFMVTVHPLMLNNDGYVHYHELHLGLGCLANYVRPHAYQFTYRVSECGIRAKVVSQDMIIYSTELYYNSKDTSSKYMIPVSCAAPQHSPWLTMPHSVGVARESQATAQNDEGPYEVFELSQPRSSQRRPNCDCPPCVFNEEEHSQTPGLQAEAEAAQPLYFADNAEDWSLSSCDLVRPI, from the coding sequence ATGAAATTCTTCCAGTTGATTGGAGGGATGGTCCTTCTCACCTATTTGTTTGCAGCCTGTTCTGGACAAAATCCAGTGACTGTACTGTGCTCCACCGACTGGTTCATGGTCACGGTACACCCCTTGATGTTGAACAATGATGGGTATGTGCACTATCATGAATTACACCTGGGCCTGGGTTGCCTCGCCAACTACGTTCGGCCACATGCCTACCAGTTCACCTACCGTGTTAGTGAATGTGGCATCAGGGCCAAGGTCGTCTCTCAGGATATGATCATCTACAGCACTGAGTTATATTACAATTCAAAGGACACATCATCTAAGTACATGATCCCCGTGTCGTGTGCTGCCCCCCAACATTCTCCATGGCTCACTATGCCTCACTCAGTGGGTGTAGCCAGAGAAAGTCAGGCCACAGCTCAGAATGATGAGGGACCCTATGAAGTATTTGAGCTGTCACAGCCACGGTCCAGCCAAAGAAGACCCAACTGTGATTGTCCACCTTGTGTCTTCAACGAAGAGGAGCATTCCCAGACCCCAGGTCTCCAAGCAGAGGCTGAGGCAGCCCAGCCACTTTACTTTGCTGATAATGCTGAGGATTGGTCTCTTAGCTCATGTGATCTGGTCAGGCCCATATGA